Proteins encoded together in one Benincasa hispida cultivar B227 chromosome 1, ASM972705v1, whole genome shotgun sequence window:
- the LOC120087657 gene encoding uncharacterized protein LOC120087657 — protein sequence MAATNCRSPLLPRKSITSLQTKPLSKTFMLFKPAKVSVNRTLTLQITSSVKNNLVFEDRSNGVICYRDEDGEIICEGYDDEKPRIEQEIEKLPCEKSRRRRSDRESEMDRLLLQQNWEKRLEAINGGAGSGRGELRIRANGYSL from the exons ATGGCAGCCACAAATTGCAGATCTCCTCTTCTTCCCCGAAAATCTATTACATCTCTTCAAACTAAACCTCTAAGCAAGACTTTTATGCTGTTCAAACCTGCAAAAGTTTCAGTCAACAGAACTCTCACACTCCAAATTACATCTTCTGTGAAGAACAACCTG GTTTTCGAGGATCGTTCTAATGGTGTGATTTGCTACAGAGATGAGGATGGAGAGATTATTTGCGAAGGATATGATGACGAAAAGCCTCGTATTGAACAAGAGATCGAGAAATTACCTTGTGAAAAGTCTCGTCGTCGAAG ATCAGATAGGGAATCGGAGATGGATCGTCTTCTACTGCAGCAAAATTGGGAGAAGCGATTAGAAGCCATTAATGGCGGTGCGGGAAGTGGAAGAGGAGAGCTTCGAATTCGAGCGAATGGTTACAGTTTGTAG